One segment of Candidatus Goldiibacteriota bacterium DNA contains the following:
- a CDS encoding tetratricopeptide repeat protein — MKLFKMSAVLFVFVMALSSVSFAETPERYYDIGMKLYNARNYSKALSYFTKAAKADKTNPEYFHMIGNCYEQMGQPAKAKPFINFAAKLAKTRSALEWKKIRVSPYAGFTTVGMAVVNDFLFENITSDTAETSRFGGGFTAGVDAGYSFIQGLYTGIKLGIILPANAKYSDENSIPGITYKTENQYSVLMIPVMLGGSYDLKIPNTPVSVGAGIYAGWGFASGSFIGNTEETITIMGITTKTDYKSDAAFAGGCFTADINAFSEYKISDMISAGLNIGYRIANVTEMKYTKVPDGSPYETGDVVEYWESGWTETKPLPFDFGGLIITAKASFYF; from the coding sequence GGCTTTGTCATCGGTATCTTTCGCAGAAACACCGGAAAGGTATTATGATATCGGAATGAAACTTTACAACGCGCGTAATTACTCCAAAGCGCTTTCTTATTTCACCAAAGCCGCCAAGGCGGATAAAACTAACCCTGAATATTTTCATATGATAGGAAATTGCTATGAGCAAATGGGGCAGCCGGCAAAAGCAAAGCCCTTTATAAACTTTGCGGCTAAGCTTGCAAAAACCCGCAGCGCTCTGGAATGGAAAAAAATCAGGGTGTCGCCTTACGCGGGATTTACAACGGTGGGAATGGCGGTTGTAAATGATTTTTTATTTGAAAATATAACATCTGACACAGCCGAAACCAGCAGATTTGGCGGCGGTTTTACGGCGGGCGTGGACGCGGGATATTCTTTTATTCAGGGGCTTTATACGGGGATAAAACTTGGTATTATCCTTCCTGCTAATGCAAAGTATTCGGATGAAAATTCTATACCGGGTATAACATATAAAACGGAAAATCAATATTCGGTATTAATGATACCTGTTATGCTTGGAGGGTCGTACGATTTAAAAATACCCAATACTCCCGTATCTGTCGGCGCGGGTATTTATGCGGGTTGGGGTTTTGCCTCAGGTTCTTTTATCGGGAATACAGAAGAAACAATAACAATTATGGGAATTACCACAAAAACAGATTATAAAAGCGACGCGGCGTTTGCCGGCGGTTGTTTTACCGCTGACATCAATGCTTTCAGTGAATATAAGATAAGCGATATGATTTCAGCCGGGCTTAATATCGGGTACAGGATAGCAAATGTAACAGAGATGAAGTATACCAAAGTCCCTGATGGCAGCCCTTATGAAACCGGCGATGTTGTTGAATACTGGGAATCCGGCTGGACAGAGACCAAACCGCTGCCTTTTGATTTTGGCGGGCTTATAATAACGGCAAAAGCTTCATTTTATTTCTGA